GTTGCGCCGAGGTCGACTCGTCGAGCATGCGCGCAACCGCTCGAGGCCATGGGCCTTCTGGCCGGCGCGCGCTACGAATGGAGAGGTCAGACGTACGCGATCGTGCGCTCGCCCGTCACGGCGTCGCGCACGATCGCGTACGTCTGACCTCTCCATTCGTAGCGCGCGCCGGCCAGAAGGCCCATGGCCTCGAGCGGTTGCGCCGAGGTCGACTCGTCGAGCATGCGCGCAAGCGCGGATCGGCGAACGTACAGCGGGTACGTCCGGTCGCGCGACGGGGGCGCGACGGGGTCGCCGCGGACGAACCGTGCCACGGAGGACGCCCCGTCCTCGTCGGGATCGTAGCCGAAGAGGACCGGGGGCGGCGCCCGCTCGAACGTGGGCGATTTGATTTCGCGCGTCACGCGCGGAGGCGGCGGGGTCACGCGCCATCCTCCGGCGGGCGCAGGCGGATCGCGGGCGCAGGCGGGGGCGCGGCCGTCGCCACGCCCGGCACGTAGGGCGCGCGGCGGAAGTGCGCCGCGGCGCGGGTGCACGAGTCCGTGTCGTAGGGGGACGACGGGTTCGGCGAGGCGAGGAGGACCTCGATCGCGCGCACGAACTGGACGAGCGTCGAGCGGAAGTTCCAACGGTCCAAAAGCGCGGTGCAGACGTAGCCGCCGTCCTGCGGGCGCATGATGTTCGGATGGAAGATCGGGGTCTTCCACCGCACAATCGGCTTCTGGAGCGGGTACTCGGCCGTGACGACGAAGCGGAACTCGTGCTCCGTCCGGTCCACGACGCGGCCCTCCACCCAGTCGGGTCCGGGCGATCCCACGAGCCGTACGTCGACGGGCACGGGGAGCCGGGTGGTCTCTCCGGCCGCAAGCTCGTGCGGAAGCTCCTTTCGCGCAAGCGCAAGCTCGTTGCGGACGCGGGAGAGGACGAGATCCGCGGGGAGCGTCATTCCGTCGCGCCCCGACGACCGCCCTCGGGATCGGGAAGCAGCTCGAGCACGTCCCCGTCGATGAGGCCAAGACCGTGCACCTTGTCCTCGCCGGGCAGGATCTTCTTGCCTTGGCGCAGGACGTAGGCGCCGGCGTCCTTCTTCCAGTACGACGCGGCGCTCAGGATGAGGTCCTCGACCGAGTTCTGCGGCGCGACGTCGACCTCGACGCGGTTTCCCGTCTCGGCGTCGCGGATGAAGATCTTCAGGCTC
The Candidatus Thermoplasmatota archaeon DNA segment above includes these coding regions:
- a CDS encoding ubiquitin-conjugating enzyme E2, producing the protein MTLPADLVLSRVRNELALARKELPHELAAGETTRLPVPVDVRLVGSPGPDWVEGRVVDRTEHEFRFVVTAEYPLQKPIVRWKTPIFHPNIMRPQDGGYVCTALLDRWNFRSTLVQFVRAIEVLLASPNPSSPYDTDSCTRAAAHFRRAPYVPGVATAAPPPAPAIRLRPPEDGA